CTGGTCAGGCTTTATTGGCTGCCAAAGCTGGGGCTTCTTATGTATCCCCTTTTATCGGAAGATTAGACGATATTTCCACTGATGGGTTGACCTTAATTGAAGATATCATTCGTATCTATGACAATTATGCTTACGATACTGAGGTTTTAGCAGCTTCTGTTAGACACACTATGCACTTAATAGAATGTGCCAATATGGGTGCTGATGTTGTGACTTGTCCGTTGAAAGTAATTACAGGATTATTGAAACATCCACTAACAGATTCTGGTTTAGCTCAATTCCTTGCTGATCATAAAAAAGGAAATAAATAAAAGTAGACATGAGAAATTGGAAATATGATAACCACTTTTCCTATTTCCAATTTCAAATCTCATATTGATCAAGAAATGTATATCATAAAAGTAAAAGGCAAAGCAAAAATACCAGATTATATCCAACTAAGAGATAACGATTTTGTATTAATTGCCTACTTCAGAGCTGACCGTCCGTTAAAAAATATGGACAAATATGGACTAGAGGGCAAGGAAGAAGCCTTAGAAAAAGTCATAAATGAACTACCTTTTGGTAAAATTCAAGCTTTAGACATATGATGTACCCTCATTTGACAATTTTATGAAGATGGTATAATCTTTAGATTGTTCATGAGCCCATGATATTTTTTTGTATAATTAAGTTTTAGAATTCATAAAACCGAAATGTCCTCATTTTCCAACGATCCAGTAATCCGAATTGAAAACGCTACAATCTTCCAAGAAGATAAGGCTATTTTAAGTGATATATCTTTAAGTATCGGCAAAGGTGAATTTGTCTATCTTATTGGCAGAACAGGAAGTGGAAAAAGTTCTTTAATGAAGACAATTTATGCAGATCTAGATTTACGTTTGGGTCAAATGGAAGTGGGGGGATTTAAAATAAATGGAATTAAATCAAAACAGATTGCACAACTCCGAAGGAAAATTAGTGTGATTTTTCAAGATTTTCAGCTTCTGGCTGACCGGACTGTAGCCGAAAATCTGTATTTCGTCATGAAAGCCACTGGATGGAAAGAAAAATCCAAAATGAAAGCTCGCATGGCGGATGTATTGATGAGAGTGGGTTTGGGTGCTGTAGATTCAAAAATGCCTCATCAGCTATCTGGCGGTGAACAACAAAGAGTGGTAATTGCAAGAGCCTTAATAAATGAACCCGTTTTATTAATTGCAGATGAACCTACCGGAAACTTAGACCCTGAAGTTTCTGAGGGCATTTTTAAATTATTTACAGACATCAACAAAAGTGGTACAGCTATACTTATGGGCACACATGACCATAGCTTTTTAGATACGCACCCTTCCAGAGTCTTAAAATGCCAACAGGGTAAATTATTGGATTCTGAACAAGAAGATTTTGATTTTAAGAGTAACTATTAAAAGCATTAATGCATCTGAACAATTTACGTCCTTTTTGCTTTTTTAAAGATGCATAATTTTGATTCAAGACCAATAATTCCATCTTCTGAAGTAAAAGCTGGTACCAAAGAAATTGAAGCCTTTCAAAACAATACTTTACGGCCTATTATTAAACAGCTTCATTCCATTCTACTCAATCATTTTTCTTTACTACTTTCCAGTAAAAAGGGGCAATACTTTAAATTCTCAGAAGATCAAAAGCCCAGTTATATTCATAGGATTTTTCAAAAAGAAACTAGATACAAATCCGAATTAAAGGGGATGATTATTGGCAATCTAACTTCTGAAGAGTTCGAAATTTACAGGTTAAACTACAAAATTATTGACAAGAGAATTTACTCTATCGTGGAAGAACGAATAGTAACCAATCAAGAAGAGCTTCAGGATTGGAATTAAATTTCTACATTAAGTAGCAACTAATACCCAACAAAGAAAGCTTGAAACTTCATATTCTTAAATCCTCTAAGAATAAAAAGGCTTACAATCTCCTTACGAACACCGTTAACTAATGGTGATTTTCTTTATCAGGAATAATGTGGGTTTTATCGAAAAAGGTAAAAAATATAATACCTACATATAGGTATATCTCTATCCATCAATAGCATATCAATTTTCATTTTTGTACTTTGAATAATATTAAAAGTTAAAAATAGCTTCTATTTAAAAGATACTGCAAAATGAAAAAAATCAATATCACCATCGCATTAATTCTACTTTTTAGCATCAGTCTTGTAGCTCAGAAATTACCTTTCCAAGGCTATCTGGAAGAATCAGGTGTCCCAGTGGAAGGAAACCGAGATTTTCAGTTTGATTTAGCAGATTTCGGTTGGACAGAAAGTTTCAGTGCAATTCCTGTAACTAAGGGAAT
This is a stretch of genomic DNA from Marivirga harenae. It encodes these proteins:
- a CDS encoding fructose-6-phosphate aldolase, which gives rise to MYIIKVKGKAKIPDYIQLRDNDFVLIAYFRADRPLKNMDKYGLEGKEEALEKVINELPFGKIQALDI
- a CDS encoding cell division ATP-binding protein FtsE, whose amino-acid sequence is MSSFSNDPVIRIENATIFQEDKAILSDISLSIGKGEFVYLIGRTGSGKSSLMKTIYADLDLRLGQMEVGGFKINGIKSKQIAQLRRKISVIFQDFQLLADRTVAENLYFVMKATGWKEKSKMKARMADVLMRVGLGAVDSKMPHQLSGGEQQRVVIARALINEPVLLIADEPTGNLDPEVSEGIFKLFTDINKSGTAILMGTHDHSFLDTHPSRVLKCQQGKLLDSEQEDFDFKSNY